A genomic segment from Phragmites australis chromosome 6, lpPhrAust1.1, whole genome shotgun sequence encodes:
- the LOC133922044 gene encoding uncharacterized protein LOC133922044, with protein MAADSGKRPSSTADGSKAPPPKASDSGITKRIPRLAFVFLLALLYRQLQAPPPKIPGTRGGPPVTSTRIKLEDGRHLAYHESGVPKEEAKYKIIFVHGFDSCRYDVLQVSPELAQELGIYLLSFDRPGYGESDPHPGRTEKSIAFDIEQLADSLELGPKFYLTGFSMGGEIMWSCLKYIPHRLSGVAILGPVGNYWWSGYPANVSWDAWYVQIPQDQWAVRMAHHAPWLTYWWNTQKFFPSSSVIAFNAAIMSREDMAILPKFAYRTYAHQTRQQGEHESLHRDMMIGFGKWSWSPLEMENPFPGGETKVHLWHGAEDLIVPVGLSRYIAERLPWVQYHELPTAGHLFPIADGMADVIVKSLLLGDD; from the exons ATGGCGGCCGATTCGGGCAAGAGGCCGTCCAGCACCGCCGACGGCAGCAAGGCGCCGCCGCCCAAGGCCTCCGACTCTG GCATCACCAAAAGGATCCCACGCCTGGCGTTCGTGTTCTTGCTGGCGCTGCTGTACCGGCAGCTCCAGGCTCCACCTCCGAAGATCCCTGGAACACGGGGCGGCCCTCCGGTGACGTCGACTAGAATCAAGCTCGAGGACGGGAGGCACTTGGCCTACCACGAATCCGGCGTCCCCAAGGAGGAGGCGAAGTACAAGATCATCTTCGTCCACGGATTCGACTCGTGCAGATACGACGTGCTCCAAGTCTCACCG GAGCTGGCACAAGAGCTGGGCATCTACCTGCTCTCCTTTGACCGACCTGGGTACGGTGAGAGCGATCCGCACCCGGGTAGGACCGAGAAGAGCATCGCGTTCGACATCGAACAACTCGCCGACAGTCTGGAGCTTGGCCCCAAGTTCTACCTCACAGGGTTCTCCATGGGCGGCGAGATCATGTGGAGCTGCCTCAAGTACATCCCGCACAG GCTTTCCGGCGTAGCCATCCTAGGCCCTGTGGGCAACTACTGGTGGTCCGGGTATCCCGCGAACGTGTCCTGGGACGCCTGGTACGTGCAGATCCCACAGGACCAGTGGGCCGTCCGCATGGCGCACCACGCCCCTTGGCTCACCTACTGGTGGAACACCCAGAAGTTCTTCCCGTCCTCCAGCGTCATCGCCTTCAACGCCGCTATCATGTCCAGAGAAGACATGGCCATCCTCCCCAAGTTCGCCTACAGAACCTACGCC CACCAGACGAGGCAGCAGGGGGAGCACGAGAGTCTGCACCGTGACATGATGATCGGGTTCGGCAAGTGGAGCTGGAGCCCGCTGGAGATGGAGAACCCGTTCCCGGGCGGCGAGACGAAGGTGCACCTGTGGCACGGCGCCGAGGACCTCATCGTGCCCGTTGGCCTGTCGCGGTACATCGCCGAGAGGCTCCCGTGGGTGCAGTACCACGAGCTGCCCACGGCCGGGCACCTGTTCCCCATCGCCGACGGGATGGCCGACGTCATCGTCAAGTCGCTGCTGCTCGGGGACGACTGA